One genomic window of Ornithorhynchus anatinus isolate Pmale09 chromosome 10, mOrnAna1.pri.v4, whole genome shotgun sequence includes the following:
- the ZNF277 gene encoding zinc finger protein 277 isoform X2, which translates to MAAAASEAPGAETRAGAGQSFPPGADSRDCILEPLSLPESPGGPTALEVSTSVPCIFCEEHYPGAEKDKLLKHMILEHKVVIADIKLIADFRKYILYWKRRFAEQPIIDFCSVIRTNSQAPPEEQEHYFLLCDVLPEDRILREKLQQKRLEEVLEQQQHERDDTSFQGMCMFCTEEFSGNRSVLLNHMAREHDFNMGLPDNIVHCREFLATLQEKLDRNWGNPGKKFSQKMIGSCWTCRKRTGLTGRSILFVLFVCSVRSKPTPPTSYTATCRMSMHLISTKSSLSSVSSSSGTLLMYGLLASETARRSKLLPTSEAGQLYPAGSTPGAMLRLPGELQLQGRPEGPHGGGRTSAVATRPAHLGPASVLLPNL; encoded by the exons ACAGTCGTGATTGTATCTTGGAGCCCCTGTCCCTGCCAGAAAGTCCAGGTGGTCCCACTGCCCTGGAAGTATCTACGTCTGTGCCCTGCATCTTCTGCGAGGAACATTATCCTGGAGCCGAAAAAGACAAACTGCTGAAACACATGATTCTCGAGCACAAGGTGGTCATAGCTGACATCAAGTTGATTGCTGATTTCAGAAA GTACATTCTCTACTGGAAGAGGAGGTTTGCTGAACAGCCCATCATTGATTTCTGTAGTGTAATAAGAACAAATTCACAAGCCCCACCAG AGGAGCAAGAACATTACTTTTTGTTGTGTGATGTTTTACCAGAAGACAGAATTCTCAGAGAGAAACTGCAGCAAAAAAGATTG GAAGAAGttctggagcagcagcagcacgagAGAGATGACACCAGTTTCCAGGGCATGTGCATGTTCTGCACCGAAGAGTTCTCGGGGAACAG GTCCGTCCTTCTCAACCACATGGCGAGAGAGCACGACTTCAACATGGGGCTGCCCGACAACATTGTGCACTGCCGGGAGTTCCTCGCTACTCTCCAGGAGAAGCTTGACAG GAACTGGGGAAATCCTGGGAAGAAGTTCAGTCAGAAGATGATCGGGAGCTGCTGGACCTGCAGGAAGA GGACTGGTCTGACTGGGAGGAGCATCCTGTTTGTGCTGTTTGTCTGTTCTGTGAGGAGCAAGCCGACACCACCGACAAGCTACACGGCCACATGCAG GATGTCCATGCATTTGATCTCCACAAAATCAAGTCTGAGCTCGGTGAGTTCATCCTCGGGGACACTGCTGATGTATGGGCTGCTTGCTTCAGAGACTGCCAGAAG GTCTAAACTTCTACCAACAAGTGAAGCTGGTCAACTTTATCCGGCGGGCAGCACACCAGGGGCAATGCTACGGCTGCCAGGAGAGCTTCAGCTCCAAGGCCGACCTGAGGGACCACATGGAGGAGGCCGGACATCTGCTGTCGCTACCAGACCAGCACACCTGGGACCAGCCTCA